The genome window aatacgtcccgtttttaaaaactgGCGTATACAAAACAGGTCAGAAGAAGTAATTTTCACAGTAATACACTTTCTTTTCATAAACCCTGTTGTGTAGTGACactcaatatacatttttatgcatAAACAGTTTTAAGAGTAAAACTGAAAATGTTTGAGTCTCCGGAGATCGGGATAAAGGTGCGCAGTGCGTTTTTTTCCCATTAAACGAAAAACTGTgcatcatttccgtaattcgatgcgcaccattacgcaatgcgatgcccgttgcattaATCTTATCCATGTATAAGAAAAagtactcatacacaaattatttgttgcttactcgacttatgagatcggtTATGAAAAATAATCCAGGTAGAAAGATCCCCGCGTCGTCCTGGTAATGTTTgctaaagttgttgttgtcactaAAACTCTTTGATTTACAACACAAAACgccttatttgaactgacgcaaattaatttgataatatttttcaacttcgcttttgctttattttgataatttaatccaaagtttaatattagcaagtgtttttttactggaattttAAACATAAAGTCAGTTAAAGTCTTTCAAAAATTTGCACTCTGTGTGAATTGGCAGTTTGATATCATCAAAGTAGGCAGCTtactgtctgaagcaataaagcgacaaatttctcaccgacaaaattggcttcctttgtctagcaatcaacatgcggaaccaatcgtgtgtttgttcctcaatggcaatcgtccaatttaataatagcacatGCATAGTTCCaccttcgaaccttttgcagtGAACGAGGTGGAGTTGAACGGATAAtcgagcaagtgttttacgcaagttgagttcagATTTGCAGAAATTACTCAGCCCTTAAAGAATTGAAATGACAAATTAttcatttatcaatgattttccgagatttACCGATAAGTTCCGATttacaaactttctgtacagttagTTCCTAACTATGCCTATGGCGTACgcccgtgtttacaaaattcctaaacacatatatcgtaaataatgcaagtgttttattggattatttatactagtTATCAAATTCCAaggtaatactatttttatttactataatatcggatttgtttaatataattaacatgctaaacaatatagttgcgagACAAACttggaaataaatttgatggggtcgcaTTTTTACTGACACTCaaattttcctattgtctgtaattttttacccgaaataaatcttgagaagtgCCCATTCATTATTGCAAAGTGCCCATTTAACTTTGTAAGCCCCCATTGTTGTTTTCATGTATGGGGCAGTAATCCCATCAGAgaaaaaaatatcccgatctctgagTCTCTTACTCCTGTAAAAATAACTTCTACATATGCTTAATGACTCTTAATAATACATTTCTTGTGTATAAAGACTATATCCTACATAATACCTACCTGTCTTTTTATCTGATTTATCTTCGTGCAGTTTGCTGACAAGTGTACATGTATCACTCAGTTTGTACTTGAACAGAGCAGTGCCAGAGGTTACAAACAGGTCTCCCTTTTGGTAGACAATACTATGACAGTAATGTTGGAAATTAAGTATTCTGTCTTTCACCAACTGGCTATTGTTGACTTTGATAAAAAGGATCTTTGAAGGAGGAAAACCATCACCTTGTGTGTCCTTTGGACTAACAGCAATACCAAACTCACTGGGAGTGATCTGACAAATGCCCAGTGGCCCATTGAGCTGAGGATCAGATACActacagtgactcaccacctggtacgtTTGGCTCAACAGCTTGATGTTATTATTGTACTGGTCTGTAACTAGGACCTGACCACTAGAAAGAACACATATGTCTCTGATAGTGCATTTGAGTTCACCTTTTGTGCGTACATCATACTCAGACTTCCCGTCCATCCTAATTACTTTGTCTTGATTTTGCATCTCTGTCAATGTCATCCCAAGACCTGACAACTTGGAAAGATACTCCACAATTTTATTATGAGGCTGAAAAGATATTGaagattttatttcaacaaaGTTCTCTTTCTGATATTTTTCAAATCGCTGAATTTTTTCCTTGCATTTAATGCTGGCTATAAGAGATAGTTCCTGCTTGTTTTTATCACCAATGTTGTGAATAGCTTCTCCAAGTTTTTTTAATTCATCTTGAAGAGTGGAACATTTGTCGATATCCCGATCAAGAGGGGCTTGCAGTTTGGTCAGTGTATCTTTCAATTCCTGCATTGCCTTTTGTTCAAGCTTGTTTAAGgctgcaattatttttttacgatTTTCCTGTATTTTGTGTAACTGCTCATCATATGAACTTAGCAGAGTCTGAATGCTATCCTCCTGGTTTTCTTGAAGCTCCTTCAGTTTTGCCAAAGTAGTTTGGATAGTAACTGATACTTGTTTCAGGTCTGTGCGGGTATTTTTTACCAAGTCTGATAAAAGAATCACCGTTTTGCATGtcctgtaaaaaaaatcatattgttttgataaaaacaaatttttcataaattaagcaaaatatttaatttttacaacTTGATCATTTGCAAATCTGGAAATTTTAAGTAACACAAATCTTCATTGATTatctttattaattgtttaataaatgcagGAAAATGATAACTTATATCATTTACCTCAAACTAGACTCAAGCGTGGTATAGTTTCATGTGTGTACATGTAGTCTTAACCCAAAGTTAGGTTTTAAGTGCATCAGACTATTAAAATTACCCACTTAAAAAGAAGTTCATCAATGAAATAATATTAGGTTATTGATAGCGCAAGAAATGGCGGTTTCTTCAAATAACATATTTTCATTCCTATTCTTTACACTAATTTTTTGGATAAGTATTAAAGTTCATTTCAAAGCAGTTTAAAACCATACACTTTCTGTCTTTAATGTTTTTATGACAaatgagatataaaaaaataCCTGTGATTCAGAATAGCACATTTATTGCAGCACAGCTGGCTATGGTCTTCGCAAAACATTTCATTGTTTTCTTCTTTATGAACATCACATTTAAGAAGAAAATCTTCCATCTTCTTCGCaactggccatttcttcatatcTCCTCTTCCATGAGGGGAATGTTGCGTAAACAACTGGCTGTGCAAGTCAATACATTTGCTGCAGAAAAACTTCACGCAGGATTCGCAATAATAATCAGCTGATTCCTCTTGTTTCTTTTCTTCGCAGGTCGAACACAAGAAGTCTAGGACCATGTCAGATCCTTTTTCAATAGTGGGTTGCGAAAAGGTTGCCATTTTGTTGCCCACTGAAGCTTTTGATGTCTAAATCTTTGATTTAACTCAAATAATAAGGTATCTTGTCTTATTAATTATCAAactaaacaaaacacactaatCTAGCTATTGTCCAAAGTTTATCAACAAGTAATGTCCAGTGTAACAAAGTCAAATACAAATCAATCTGAAGTTTTTTTGCAAGGTTTTAACCCTAGTAAACAAAGTACTTGTGTCACTGGTCATGTGACATAAAACAATACTGGCCTAAGTGGCAAAGATTTGTTAAACAATTGGCTTGTGCGTGCATACAAAGAATAAGTATCTCAATTCAAGGAACCAATAAAAAAAGCATCCAGGCTAACTTTGTTACAATGGTATTAACAAGAATCATCTATCTgtattctttgaa of Dreissena polymorpha isolate Duluth1 chromosome 15, UMN_Dpol_1.0, whole genome shotgun sequence contains these proteins:
- the LOC127859530 gene encoding uncharacterized protein LOC127859530, whose translation is MTLTEMQNQDKVIRMDGKSEYDVRTKGELKCTIRDICVLSSGQVLVTDQYNNNIKLLSQTYQVVSHCSVSDPQLNGPLGICQITPSEFGIAVSPKDTQGDGFPPSKILFIKVNNSQLVKDRILNFQHYCHSIVYQKGDLFVTSGTALFKYKLSDTCTLVSKLHEDKSDKKTVARCAVSPTGDKLYITNPRQHKLLTLAKDGSILATFMDPAVTFLNGLHVTPAGQVLVCGRDSKNIIQVDSKGSMKLATLATRRDGVKGPYSVCYNRITDSIIVGQLERKKILVYKVK